One genomic region from Natrinema caseinilyticum encodes:
- a CDS encoding glycosyltransferase, with amino-acid sequence MTADERIAVIHDGCKETPGGAAKVSVELAQVLDADLYVGRTGCRDWYAEHAPREVTVYSPRSNRLPALLRDANVAYQTGKLHLPAYDTVVTSGVPAKFYQPESFQRHVHYTHHPPLWYAQWLGRDSLNGIRGNLRYATRKFGMYVDWLEMQRVETVLANSETTRSRICRHYRRDATVVNPPIAYSDDPVLSSDERDDYFLYAGRLGERKRLETLIEALAQTDQRLVVAGDGPLRSNLTSLANARGADVEFRGFVDEDVLEDLMRCAQCGVFVPEEEDFGMAIAELLCWGTPLIVADEPNPTCMVGNTDGVRVDPTTDAIAQAVATFDRADYDYTDIAERARDRYGRERFSDEVRRVLFDDGCDPNEWPNE; translated from the coding sequence GTGACAGCCGACGAGCGAATTGCGGTCATCCATGATGGGTGCAAGGAGACGCCCGGTGGGGCCGCCAAGGTGAGCGTCGAACTCGCGCAGGTGCTCGACGCCGATCTATACGTCGGCCGCACGGGGTGTCGGGACTGGTACGCCGAGCACGCGCCACGTGAAGTAACCGTCTATTCGCCGCGCTCGAACCGACTCCCCGCACTCCTACGGGACGCCAACGTCGCGTACCAAACCGGGAAGCTCCACCTGCCAGCGTACGATACAGTCGTTACTAGCGGCGTCCCCGCGAAGTTCTATCAGCCCGAATCGTTCCAACGTCACGTCCACTACACCCACCACCCGCCACTGTGGTACGCTCAGTGGCTCGGACGAGACTCGCTGAACGGAATTCGGGGCAATCTCCGATACGCCACGCGAAAATTCGGAATGTACGTCGATTGGCTGGAGATGCAACGAGTCGAGACTGTACTGGCGAACAGTGAGACTACCCGGTCCCGGATTTGCCGCCACTATCGCCGGGACGCCACCGTGGTCAATCCACCAATTGCGTACTCTGACGACCCGGTCCTGTCGAGCGACGAGCGTGATGACTACTTTCTCTATGCAGGCCGACTCGGAGAGCGCAAACGTCTGGAAACGCTTATCGAGGCACTCGCACAGACCGACCAACGGCTGGTCGTCGCTGGCGATGGGCCGCTCCGGAGCAATCTGACCTCACTGGCCAATGCTCGTGGTGCCGACGTGGAGTTCCGCGGATTCGTCGACGAGGACGTACTGGAGGATCTTATGCGCTGTGCACAATGCGGCGTGTTTGTCCCCGAGGAAGAGGACTTCGGGATGGCCATCGCGGAACTGCTCTGCTGGGGTACCCCACTCATCGTCGCCGACGAGCCGAACCCTACGTGCATGGTCGGCAACACCGATGGAGTTCGAGTCGACCCAACAACGGACGCAATCGCTCAAGCGGTCGCAACGTTCGATAGAGCAGATTACGATTACACCGACATCGCCGAGCGAGCGCGCGACCGATACGGCCGGGAGCGCTTCTCCGACGAAGTACGCCGAGTTCTCTTCGATGACGGTTGCGACCCGAACGAATGGCCAAACGAATGA
- a CDS encoding DUF7342 family protein translates to MDEPQDELEADADEPGEPPDFDALTSAEEVVRGERTRDDFFDAALGLDSPATASEVADLAGRGVDAAREYLEWFEQLGIVTLVTESPATYQRNQEYLNWRRVQRLKDEYTSDELLVLLKRETEREEGFTDQFDVGSPDAVSITAHASASDRSVEEVWEDVSAWKTARRRITLLERALTTESGDAADQRTAV, encoded by the coding sequence ATGGACGAACCGCAGGACGAGCTCGAGGCAGATGCAGACGAACCGGGAGAGCCGCCGGATTTCGACGCGTTGACGTCGGCTGAAGAGGTCGTTCGCGGTGAACGGACACGCGACGACTTTTTCGATGCCGCCCTCGGGTTAGATAGCCCGGCAACGGCGAGTGAAGTTGCCGACCTCGCGGGCCGCGGCGTGGATGCTGCACGGGAGTACCTCGAGTGGTTCGAGCAGTTGGGGATCGTCACGCTAGTTACCGAATCGCCAGCGACGTACCAGCGCAATCAGGAGTATCTGAACTGGCGTCGCGTCCAGCGACTGAAAGACGAATACACGTCAGACGAGCTCCTTGTCCTCCTGAAAAGAGAAACGGAGCGCGAAGAGGGGTTCACCGATCAGTTCGATGTCGGATCTCCCGATGCCGTCTCTATCACGGCCCACGCATCTGCATCGGATCGGTCGGTAGAGGAGGTGTGGGAGGACGTTTCCGCGTGGAAAACAGCCCGCCGCCGAATCACACTGCTCGAAAGAGCGCTGACGACTGAGTCAGGCGATGCTGCGGATCAACGAACTGCCGTATGA
- a CDS encoding hydrolase, with protein sequence MTFAEWMSDTKRRISENGGDGVKRSVHELYVGALRRVDRFHNFGVPIYERDWDLLVVLDACRADLMAEVAGEYDFVDTERTTSLAGGSKRWMKRNFVENPHSKIRNTVYVTGNPFSDEMLSHQPFRNMEEVWKYAWDEELNTVPARAVTDVTVQQARKYDHDSLIAHYMQPHHPFVPTPLDSGMNRHDLKNPDRPVWDKLRDGEIDPQAAWDAYRENLQYVLDDVELLLANVDADRAIITADHGNAFGEWGMWGHGDIPLSAVRDVPWCVTTATDTGEHDPDIVPERDKVAVSDKLRDLGYL encoded by the coding sequence ATGACCTTTGCCGAATGGATGTCGGACACGAAACGCCGTATTAGTGAAAACGGAGGAGACGGCGTTAAACGTTCGGTGCATGAACTCTACGTTGGTGCCCTCCGCCGCGTCGATAGATTTCACAACTTCGGAGTCCCGATATACGAACGCGATTGGGACCTGTTGGTGGTTCTTGACGCCTGCCGCGCTGACCTTATGGCCGAGGTTGCGGGCGAGTACGATTTCGTGGATACCGAACGCACGACCTCGCTAGCCGGGGGATCGAAGCGCTGGATGAAGCGCAACTTCGTGGAGAACCCTCACTCCAAGATTCGAAACACGGTGTACGTAACCGGAAACCCGTTCTCCGACGAAATGCTGTCCCACCAGCCATTCCGCAATATGGAGGAGGTCTGGAAGTATGCGTGGGACGAGGAGCTAAACACGGTGCCCGCGAGGGCGGTGACCGACGTGACCGTCCAACAGGCTCGCAAGTACGATCACGACAGTCTCATCGCCCACTACATGCAGCCTCATCACCCATTCGTTCCAACCCCACTCGATTCTGGAATGAACCGCCACGACCTCAAGAATCCCGACCGCCCCGTCTGGGACAAGTTGCGCGACGGTGAGATTGACCCCCAGGCCGCGTGGGACGCCTATCGGGAGAACCTCCAGTACGTACTCGACGATGTGGAACTTCTGCTGGCGAACGTGGACGCCGACCGCGCCATCATCACCGCCGACCATGGCAACGCCTTCGGCGAGTGGGGGATGTGGGGCCACGGCGACATCCCTCTCTCGGCGGTTCGGGACGTGCCATGGTGTGTGACGACTGCGACCGACACCGGTGAACACGACCCGGATATCGTCCCCGAGCGAGACAAGGTCGCAGTGAGTGACAAACTTAGAGACCTCGGTTACCTATAA
- a CDS encoding sulfatase, which translates to MNDSNIIILSGDSLRYDRAMDDNVMPYLASTAETATNFQNAVSNAGFTPGSFPSLMASRYPSSIDGVGIPEDGGVTTLAEELSQAGYDCGVWSDNKFVGADYNYDRGYGTGQSYEDNLRDNVRKYVDEDGLLFELLEKGYMHVWQRVKNALTESHYYATAEEINKRAKTWLADKDPEEDSVHLWLHYMDSHHPYEPPADWMPDDLEVVSNRTEANNVTRRVCQDDGVGCSDAEVRDAVRLYDAECQYLDSQIEAFVENFLEPNGWFTDDDVLVVTSDHGEIIEEYDEWGEFGHGNFFNEECTRIPLVIDAPSLDSTTVDSQVSLIDLMPTLLDLVGVEVSANELVMGESLINVVAGDERRETIFYDGTLGFHGARSEDGVKRFNTEYAGEDTYLDTEFEAALDGDYDETLVKGGLDHDRLGAFVTERLDECATLSDESTAIDPDSVQVKQHMKDLGYLK; encoded by the coding sequence ATGAACGACTCGAATATCATTATCCTGTCCGGAGACAGCTTACGATACGACCGTGCGATGGACGACAACGTGATGCCCTATCTCGCCTCGACCGCCGAAACAGCCACAAACTTCCAGAATGCCGTCTCGAACGCCGGGTTTACACCAGGATCATTTCCTTCCCTGATGGCGTCGCGATACCCGAGTAGCATCGACGGTGTGGGCATCCCCGAGGATGGTGGCGTCACCACGCTCGCCGAGGAACTCTCGCAGGCAGGCTACGACTGCGGCGTCTGGTCGGACAACAAGTTCGTTGGGGCCGATTACAATTACGACCGCGGATACGGAACTGGACAGAGTTACGAGGACAATCTCCGGGACAACGTCCGGAAGTATGTGGACGAGGACGGACTCCTCTTCGAATTACTGGAGAAGGGCTACATGCATGTCTGGCAACGGGTCAAGAACGCGCTCACGGAATCTCACTACTACGCCACGGCCGAAGAGATAAACAAGCGGGCGAAGACGTGGCTCGCCGACAAAGATCCTGAGGAGGACTCAGTCCACCTATGGCTCCACTACATGGACAGCCACCACCCCTACGAACCGCCCGCCGACTGGATGCCCGACGATCTCGAAGTCGTCTCCAACCGGACTGAGGCGAATAACGTCACGCGGAGGGTGTGCCAGGACGATGGTGTGGGCTGTTCTGACGCCGAGGTTCGGGATGCAGTTCGGCTCTATGACGCAGAGTGTCAGTATCTCGATAGCCAGATTGAAGCGTTCGTCGAGAACTTCCTCGAACCGAATGGATGGTTCACCGACGACGACGTACTCGTCGTGACCAGCGATCACGGCGAGATCATCGAAGAATACGATGAGTGGGGCGAGTTCGGCCATGGCAACTTCTTCAACGAGGAATGTACCCGAATTCCGTTGGTGATCGACGCGCCCAGCCTCGATTCGACGACCGTCGATTCGCAGGTTTCGCTCATCGACCTCATGCCGACACTCCTCGACCTCGTGGGCGTCGAAGTCTCGGCCAACGAGTTGGTGATGGGCGAGTCGCTGATCAACGTCGTCGCCGGTGACGAACGCCGCGAGACCATCTTCTACGATGGGACACTTGGATTCCACGGCGCTCGCAGCGAGGATGGCGTAAAGCGTTTCAATACCGAGTACGCCGGCGAGGATACCTACCTCGACACCGAGTTCGAGGCGGCGCTCGACGGTGATTACGACGAGACGCTCGTCAAGGGCGGTCTAGACCATGATAGACTAGGTGCCTTCGTCACGGAGCGACTCGACGAGTGTGCGACCCTCTCGGACGAGAGTACGGCCATCGACCCCGACAGCGTACAGGTCAAACAGCACATGAAGGACCTGGGGTACCTGAAGTAG
- a CDS encoding glycosyltransferase family 4 protein: protein MTVHIFAPPRSHGGVGAYTDDFLAHVDADVRRIPVNREWLNPLRYLRAAIGARHASAAHVQYVYGMFGPKGAFTLFFLPLVFAFTRGPTIVTVHEVWQRTDADESRLKYAYLRLVHETLVRCTDQLLFLSANAERDFLASVTRADTRIMPHGVRTERRDLSPEAAKESFGYDPDDTVITHHGFLAHRKGCDRFVDLAEAMPDYEFLLAGGSRRENLEDRLHERAPANLRITGVLGDKKFEASFAASDLAVLPYRDINQSGTFNRCATYQLPVVGTRIPYFERLANEYGCVALTDADGLEETVRAILEDDERRRRLAERMTEYRNENSFTAVAAEMEAMYDA from the coding sequence ATGACAGTACACATCTTCGCCCCGCCGAGGTCACACGGCGGTGTCGGCGCGTACACCGACGATTTCCTCGCTCACGTCGACGCGGACGTGCGTAGGATACCGGTCAATCGGGAGTGGTTGAACCCGCTTCGCTACCTCCGGGCGGCCATCGGAGCGAGGCACGCGTCGGCGGCGCACGTCCAGTACGTATACGGGATGTTCGGACCGAAGGGCGCGTTCACGCTGTTCTTCCTGCCGCTGGTCTTTGCGTTCACTCGCGGTCCAACAATCGTGACCGTCCACGAGGTCTGGCAGCGCACGGACGCGGACGAAAGCCGACTCAAGTATGCGTACCTCCGACTCGTCCACGAAACGCTGGTCCGATGTACCGACCAGCTGTTGTTCCTCTCGGCCAATGCCGAGCGTGACTTTCTCGCTAGCGTCACAAGGGCCGACACGCGAATCATGCCTCACGGCGTCAGGACGGAGCGCAGGGACCTCTCCCCGGAAGCCGCCAAGGAGTCGTTCGGCTACGACCCCGACGACACCGTAATAACCCACCACGGATTCCTCGCCCACCGGAAGGGGTGTGATCGGTTCGTCGATCTCGCCGAAGCCATGCCTGACTACGAGTTCCTCCTCGCAGGTGGGAGTCGACGCGAGAACCTCGAAGATCGCCTCCACGAACGCGCGCCAGCTAACCTCCGGATAACGGGCGTCCTTGGCGACAAAAAGTTCGAAGCATCGTTTGCCGCCAGCGATCTCGCAGTACTCCCGTACCGCGACATCAATCAGAGCGGGACGTTTAATCGGTGTGCGACCTACCAGCTCCCTGTGGTCGGCACGCGAATTCCGTACTTCGAGCGGTTGGCGAACGAGTACGGTTGCGTCGCACTCACCGACGCCGACGGCCTCGAGGAGACGGTTCGGGCAATTCTCGAAGACGATGAGCGACGACGGCGACTCGCCGAGCGGATGACCGAGTACAGGAACGAAAACTCGTTTACTGCTGTTGCAGCCGAGATGGAAGCGATGTATGACGCTTAG
- a CDS encoding LTA synthase family protein: protein MTLSDWYQDTVTRVKQDGFVGIRESAYQLYLGALRQMDGMCEYGTPIFDREWDVLVILDACRADMMRDVAVEYGLDGEAIYSNASYSKSWMDRNFAPQYDDQKRRTAYVTGNPFSSETVQDDEFAALREAWRYSWDAEIGTIHPRPITDHAVEVWRTVAPDRMIVHYMQPHGPFVSKPDLAAGFDDADTFANREERGIWERIRHGDVDKATAQTAYLDNLRYVLDEVTETLLRSIDADHVVLTADHANALGEWGIWGHPPNIPIPAIRRVPWYVTSAADAGDYDPDPQMGEVETNDEAVIERLRNLGYV, encoded by the coding sequence ATGACGCTTAGCGATTGGTATCAGGACACGGTAACGCGCGTGAAACAGGACGGGTTTGTCGGTATCCGAGAGTCGGCGTACCAACTGTACCTCGGTGCGCTCCGCCAGATGGACGGGATGTGCGAGTACGGAACCCCCATCTTCGATCGCGAGTGGGACGTGCTCGTGATACTCGACGCCTGTCGGGCAGACATGATGCGAGACGTCGCCGTCGAGTACGGTCTCGACGGGGAGGCGATCTACTCGAACGCCTCGTACTCGAAGTCGTGGATGGACCGCAACTTCGCTCCGCAGTACGACGACCAGAAGCGCCGTACCGCGTACGTCACGGGGAATCCGTTCTCGTCAGAGACGGTCCAAGACGACGAGTTCGCCGCGCTTCGGGAGGCGTGGCGGTACAGCTGGGATGCCGAGATCGGCACGATCCACCCCCGGCCAATAACCGATCACGCCGTCGAGGTCTGGCGGACGGTCGCGCCCGACAGGATGATCGTCCACTATATGCAACCCCACGGCCCGTTCGTCTCGAAACCGGACCTCGCGGCTGGATTCGACGACGCAGATACGTTCGCCAACCGCGAGGAACGCGGTATCTGGGAGCGGATCCGCCACGGCGACGTGGACAAAGCGACCGCCCAAACGGCCTACCTCGATAACCTGCGGTATGTGCTTGACGAGGTCACTGAGACACTACTGAGGAGTATCGACGCTGACCACGTCGTACTCACCGCCGACCACGCCAACGCACTCGGCGAGTGGGGAATCTGGGGCCACCCTCCGAACATCCCGATTCCAGCGATACGCCGCGTCCCGTGGTACGTCACATCGGCCGCCGATGCCGGAGACTATGACCCAGACCCGCAGATGGGCGAGGTTGAGACGAACGACGAAGCGGTCATCGAACGGCTTAGAAATCTCGGGTACGTCTGA
- a CDS encoding lipopolysaccharide biosynthesis protein gives MSLGLETLKGVSGKMVQAVLGFVGTVVFARVLGPADLGGFYLLLTLVQVTDRPLAGIGVAAKKRFSEADARKGEILGSLLLANLLAIGTITVGIAVAGNWLGGFTGFDAAGPLFMILFTTLVFFHPFQQLLVADGYLGLETWNDTLRSVLTLGLQLGFVAAGFGAAGMGYGLAAATLLTVPVIHYFLRVKPVVPSVETLGSLWEYARYSIVARFIGKTFKRLDLLVLGWLTTTTAVGYYEAAFKLTVPAMFVSYVAGSGLMAKVSNLESRGEAVATDITNTVSFASILAVPMFFGALALSEGLIVTAFGAEYRPGAILLVGLALYQLLATQSNPYRQGLDGLDLPKLGMMIDLTTLALNLVVGVALTLQYGPIGVVIATVLAESTRYVLCALSLNRRVPEVSLFPRLLFEQVFAGAAMFAVVTLVRMNVQVDSWFVLGSLVAVGAATYGVVLLVLSDQLRLTLSSVLSEAT, from the coding sequence ATGAGTCTCGGACTTGAGACATTGAAGGGCGTCTCCGGGAAGATGGTACAGGCAGTACTGGGATTTGTCGGGACAGTCGTCTTCGCGCGCGTCCTCGGCCCAGCAGATCTCGGCGGATTCTACCTGCTTCTCACCCTCGTTCAGGTGACTGACCGCCCGCTGGCGGGAATTGGCGTCGCGGCCAAAAAGCGGTTCTCCGAGGCCGACGCGCGGAAAGGTGAAATCCTCGGCAGTCTCCTGCTCGCGAACTTGCTGGCCATCGGCACCATCACGGTCGGCATCGCGGTCGCGGGTAACTGGCTTGGGGGGTTCACCGGCTTTGACGCCGCAGGACCACTGTTCATGATCCTCTTTACCACGCTAGTGTTCTTCCATCCCTTCCAGCAGCTACTGGTAGCTGACGGTTACCTCGGCCTTGAAACGTGGAACGACACTCTCCGGTCGGTGCTGACACTCGGCCTCCAGCTCGGATTCGTCGCAGCGGGATTTGGCGCGGCCGGGATGGGATATGGGCTGGCGGCTGCGACCTTGCTCACAGTTCCGGTCATTCACTACTTCCTCCGGGTTAAGCCGGTTGTCCCCTCGGTGGAGACGCTCGGATCGCTGTGGGAGTACGCCCGATATAGCATCGTCGCCCGATTTATCGGGAAGACGTTCAAACGACTTGATCTCCTCGTTCTGGGGTGGCTTACGACGACTACTGCAGTCGGCTACTACGAAGCAGCGTTCAAGCTCACCGTTCCGGCTATGTTCGTCTCGTACGTCGCGGGATCGGGGCTGATGGCCAAGGTGAGCAACCTCGAAAGCCGTGGCGAGGCGGTCGCGACGGATATCACTAACACCGTCTCGTTCGCCAGCATCCTCGCGGTACCGATGTTCTTCGGCGCGCTCGCGCTCTCCGAGGGACTCATTGTCACAGCGTTTGGCGCGGAGTACCGACCAGGTGCAATTCTGCTAGTCGGCCTCGCGTTGTATCAGCTCCTCGCCACCCAGTCGAACCCATACCGACAGGGACTCGACGGACTCGACCTCCCGAAACTTGGGATGATGATCGATCTAACCACACTGGCGCTCAACCTCGTAGTCGGAGTCGCACTAACGCTTCAATACGGTCCTATTGGCGTCGTCATCGCTACGGTACTTGCCGAGTCTACGCGATACGTCCTCTGTGCGCTCTCGCTGAACCGCCGAGTTCCGGAGGTGTCGCTGTTCCCGCGGCTCCTCTTCGAACAGGTGTTCGCCGGGGCCGCGATGTTCGCCGTCGTCACGCTCGTACGCATGAACGTGCAGGTGGACTCGTGGTTCGTACTCGGGTCGCTCGTTGCGGTGGGCGCAGCCACGTATGGAGTCGTCCTCCTCGTACTAAGCGATCAGTTGCGGCTCACTCTCAGTTCGGTGCTCTCGGAGGCAACGTGA
- a CDS encoding universal stress family protein: MRTLDHAIARADQFDDAQLVIVHVNLLHTGKEEIDRTQLRCALDEEVGLPDNTNCYVRDAYLIEKAILGEADLQNADYVIIGESTQSRWRQLLAARFDIGTDLESALSHQLDGDLIVV; encoded by the coding sequence GTGCGTACTCTCGATCACGCCATCGCTCGCGCCGATCAGTTCGATGACGCCCAGCTCGTCATCGTTCACGTGAATTTGCTCCACACCGGCAAGGAGGAAATCGATCGAACGCAACTCCGCTGTGCTCTCGACGAAGAAGTAGGACTCCCCGACAATACGAACTGCTACGTCCGCGATGCGTACCTGATCGAAAAGGCGATTCTCGGTGAGGCAGACCTGCAGAACGCGGACTACGTCATCATCGGCGAATCGACGCAGTCGCGTTGGCGTCAACTTCTCGCCGCCCGATTCGATATCGGCACCGATCTCGAGTCCGCCCTCTCACACCAGTTGGACGGCGATCTAATCGTCGTATAG
- a CDS encoding class I adenylate-forming enzyme family protein translates to MSEPITVAGTTEPGTTLKDAFETSLRKYADRTAVVDGDRSLTYRELDRRANAVARGLVERGVDVGDRVALVMSNRLEYVVADLAVIKAGAAKLPLNDMLTAEEFEFMLSDSGAETVVCGPTFTDTIAAIREELPTLETVVGIEDASPEGFVPFEDLDGDEPDPPDQSPGVDDVAGHYYTGGTTGKPKGVVHTHDGITTNVYAHIVELGVTGDDTLLLMTPLPHSAGMFCWSALLTGGTAIIRAGFDPDAALELIERHGVTWTFMVPTMIYRVLDRPDLESADTSSLESLVYGAAPMTPARLRDGLEAFGPVFLQFYGQTEVPNLITTFGKDEHRRAVETDRDERLSSAGKPCLMADVRIVDAETGDPEDRVDTGESGEILARSPYAMAEYYERPDATAETVVDGWVRTGDIGRIDEDGYVYLLDRASDLIISGGMNVYSTEVEEALDEHDGIREVAVIGVPDDDWGEAVVAIAVPRDDVSPTEDDILSFADERLADYKKPKSVEFRDEIPKTPYGKMDKKALREPYWEDEDRAVG, encoded by the coding sequence ATGAGCGAACCAATCACGGTCGCGGGGACGACCGAACCCGGGACGACCCTGAAGGACGCCTTCGAGACCAGCCTCCGGAAGTACGCGGATCGAACCGCCGTCGTCGACGGCGATCGGTCGCTCACCTACCGAGAACTGGATCGGCGAGCCAACGCCGTCGCTCGCGGCCTCGTCGAACGCGGTGTCGACGTCGGCGATCGGGTCGCCCTCGTGATGTCGAACCGCCTCGAATACGTCGTCGCCGACCTGGCGGTGATCAAAGCGGGGGCCGCGAAGCTCCCGCTAAACGACATGCTCACGGCCGAGGAGTTCGAGTTCATGCTCTCGGACTCCGGCGCCGAGACGGTCGTCTGCGGGCCAACGTTCACGGACACCATCGCGGCGATTCGAGAGGAGTTACCGACACTCGAGACGGTCGTCGGTATCGAGGACGCCTCGCCGGAGGGGTTCGTCCCGTTCGAGGACCTCGACGGGGACGAGCCCGACCCGCCCGACCAGTCACCCGGCGTCGACGACGTCGCCGGTCACTACTACACCGGCGGCACCACCGGCAAGCCGAAGGGCGTCGTCCACACCCACGACGGGATCACGACGAACGTCTACGCGCACATCGTGGAACTCGGCGTGACGGGCGACGATACGCTCCTGTTGATGACGCCGCTGCCACACTCGGCGGGGATGTTCTGCTGGAGCGCCCTGCTGACCGGGGGGACCGCGATCATCAGGGCCGGCTTCGATCCGGACGCCGCCCTCGAGTTGATCGAACGCCACGGGGTGACCTGGACCTTCATGGTCCCGACGATGATCTACCGCGTCCTGGATCGTCCGGACCTCGAGTCCGCGGACACGTCCTCGCTCGAGAGTCTGGTCTACGGCGCGGCCCCGATGACCCCCGCTCGGCTCCGCGACGGACTCGAGGCGTTCGGGCCGGTGTTCTTGCAGTTCTACGGCCAGACGGAGGTGCCGAACCTCATCACGACGTTCGGGAAGGACGAGCACCGGCGGGCGGTCGAAACCGATCGCGACGAGCGGCTCTCGTCGGCCGGAAAACCGTGTCTGATGGCCGACGTGCGCATCGTCGACGCCGAAACCGGCGACCCCGAAGACCGGGTCGATACCGGGGAAAGCGGCGAAATCCTCGCGAGGTCGCCGTACGCGATGGCCGAATACTACGAGCGGCCCGACGCGACCGCCGAGACGGTCGTCGACGGCTGGGTCAGAACGGGTGACATCGGTCGGATCGACGAGGACGGCTACGTCTACCTGCTCGATCGGGCGAGCGACCTCATCATCTCCGGCGGGATGAACGTCTACTCGACGGAAGTCGAAGAAGCGCTCGACGAGCACGACGGTATCAGGGAGGTCGCGGTGATCGGCGTCCCAGACGACGACTGGGGCGAAGCGGTCGTGGCCATTGCGGTCCCCCGCGACGACGTCTCCCCCACCGAAGACGACATCCTGTCGTTCGCCGACGAGCGCCTCGCTGACTACAAGAAACCTAAGTCCGTCGAGTTTCGCGACGAGATTCCCAAAACCCCGTACGGGAAGATGGACAAGAAGGCCCTTCGGGAACCGTACTGGGAAGACGAGGATCGGGCCGTCGGCTGA
- a CDS encoding glycosyltransferase: MRKLVRRLFGAIVALLSFTGLPYAVYLLLVKVWNPHGSPADKRPAEPEVSIVLPTYNEERIIENKLRDILSLDYPMEKVEVVIVDSSDDETREIIRNFFADRQHPELTLLEEDERRGLAPALNDAYAAAENEMVVKTDCDSEVAADALREAAANLADPDIGAVTGRNVDVLGGSNVEEGYRNVQATIQTLESHLDSTFIFHGPFSAFENDEIVQIDPNSIADDTELALKIRKNGKRVVFDPDVRYKEASHSAFGKRRTQKDRRAMGLIRLLLQQQDMLGNYGLYGGVVLPFNWWFMLISPLLLASAIGLLTLLGMLVAGPLGLTVPAVVGVFTLLGSRERLGLLQSVYAVFDTQVSLLFAAVKLVRGGGSAVWDIDEELRDVYEQ; this comes from the coding sequence ATGCGAAAACTCGTTCGGCGTCTCTTCGGTGCCATAGTGGCGCTCTTGTCTTTCACAGGACTCCCCTATGCAGTCTACCTACTCCTTGTTAAAGTATGGAACCCGCACGGATCGCCCGCCGATAAGCGTCCTGCTGAACCGGAGGTGAGCATCGTCTTGCCAACGTATAACGAGGAACGGATTATCGAGAACAAACTCCGCGATATTCTTTCACTCGACTATCCGATGGAGAAGGTTGAGGTAGTGATCGTCGATTCTAGCGATGACGAGACGCGCGAAATCATCCGAAATTTCTTCGCGGATCGTCAACATCCCGAACTGACCTTACTCGAAGAGGACGAACGCCGTGGACTCGCCCCTGCATTAAATGATGCATACGCTGCTGCCGAGAACGAGATGGTTGTAAAAACCGACTGTGACTCGGAAGTAGCCGCTGATGCTCTCCGTGAGGCCGCTGCGAACCTCGCCGATCCTGATATTGGTGCGGTGACAGGCCGGAACGTCGATGTTCTTGGGGGAAGCAATGTCGAAGAAGGATACCGGAACGTACAGGCGACGATCCAGACCCTCGAGTCTCATTTAGATTCCACGTTCATCTTTCATGGGCCATTTTCGGCGTTCGAGAACGACGAAATCGTTCAGATTGATCCAAACTCGATCGCCGACGATACTGAACTCGCGCTGAAGATCCGAAAGAATGGTAAGCGCGTCGTGTTTGATCCGGATGTACGATACAAGGAAGCGTCACACTCTGCATTCGGTAAGCGTCGTACACAGAAGGACCGCCGTGCGATGGGACTAATTCGGTTACTGCTTCAACAGCAAGATATGTTGGGGAATTACGGCCTGTACGGTGGTGTCGTACTGCCGTTTAACTGGTGGTTCATGCTTATCTCGCCGTTGCTTTTAGCCTCGGCTATTGGTCTACTGACTCTTCTCGGCATGCTCGTTGCAGGGCCACTCGGCCTGACTGTGCCGGCGGTGGTTGGAGTGTTTACGCTGTTAGGATCGCGAGAACGACTCGGACTCCTACAGTCGGTGTATGCGGTGTTCGACACGCAAGTATCGCTACTCTTTGCGGCGGTGAAGTTGGTACGTGGAGGCGGGTCGGCCGTGTGGGACATAGACGAGGAACTGCGAGACGTGTACGAGCAATAA